A genomic region of Pelodiscus sinensis isolate JC-2024 chromosome 17, ASM4963464v1, whole genome shotgun sequence contains the following coding sequences:
- the CD74 gene encoding HLA class II histocompatibility antigen gamma chain, producing the protein MEDEDRRDLISNHEQRPAEGVTAPDSGAQRNYCSRGAVYSAASILVALLIAGQAVTVYFVYQQSGQISKLTRTSQNLQLESLSRKLPQSAKPVSKLRMAKFSMPMVMRELPLAPKVDMTPLEDTAKLSNKTEDQVKHLLLRADPSKMFPELKDSLMENLNRLKNTMTDQDWQSFESWMHKWLLFEMAKNPQTQEPAEIPANEVQSKCQAESSFGGVHPGQFRPQCDEHGDYLPKQCHASTGYCWCVYKNGTKIEGTETREKLDCPATPGGLDAEELMYSGVDLLKLDSDKEAK; encoded by the exons GAATTACTGCAGCCGGGGAGCCGTTTATTCTGCTGCCTCCATCCTGGTGGCCCTGCTGATCGCTGGCCAGGCTGTCACTGTCTACTTTGTGTATCAGCAGAGTGGCCAGATCAGCAAACTGACCAGGACCTCCCAGAATCTGCAGCTGGAGTCCCTGAGCCGGAAACTCCCCCAAA GTGCCAAGCCCGTCTCCAAGCTGAGGATGGCCAAGTTCAGCATGCCCATGGTCATGCGGGAGCTGCCGCTCGCCCCGAAGGTGGACATGACG CCCCTGGAGGACACAGCGAAGCTCAGCAATAAAACAGAGGATCAAGTCAAACACCTGCTGCTG CGGGCAGACCCTAGCAAGATGTTTCCTGAGTTAAAGGATAGCCTGATGGAGAATCTGAACCGCCTGAAGAACACCATGACGGACCAGGACTGGCAG TCGTTTGAATCCTGGATGCACAAGTGGCTGCTGTTTGAAATGGCCAAAAACCCCCAAACTCAGGAACCTGCCGAGATACCAGCAAATGAAG TGCAATCTAAGTGCCAGGCGGAGTCCAGTTTTGGTGGTGTTCACCCGGGTCAGTTCCGCCCGCAGTGTGACGAGCATGGCGACTACCTTCCCAAGCAGTGCCATGCCAGCACCGGGTACTGTTGGTGCGTCTACAAAAACGGCACCAAGATCGAAGGCACTGAGACCCGTGAAAAGCTGGACTGCCCTG CGACTCCGGGTGGTTTGGATGCGGAGGAGCTGATGTACTCGGGGGTGGATCTGCTGAAGCTGGATTCTGACAAAG aAGCCAAGTAG